The following is a genomic window from Candidatus Cloacimonadota bacterium.
CCGCGGGGGGCGTCTGCTGCGTCGCCGAACCGGCTGGAGCGGTCTGGCCTGGCGTGGGCGCGGGAGCGCTTTGCTTGGTCGGAGCTTTGGTGTCGCCGAATGTTTCGCTGAGGACTTTAGGGGCCTTGGTCTCGTTCACCTTGGAAACCTGGAAAGCCAGGAACAGGCAGGAAACCACAAAAATCACACCCAGGATCTGGGTCCATTTGCGCAGAAACTTGGAGGCGCCGCTGCCGCCGAACACATTCATCGCGGCTCCGCCGAGGTTGGCGTCCAGGCCACCCTTGGAGGTTTGCGATAGAATCACCAGCACCAGCGCGACGCTGATTATGATATGGATCACCAGGGCAATCGTGTATATAAGCATGTTTCTTTCCTTATGTAACTTCGAAAAAGCATTGTTCGGAAACTAAGTTTTGCAAGCGGCTTTTTTGTCAATCAGAAATTCCCGCCGTTCTTGCCAAACGCTTACCAGCATGGCCGCCAAAAGTAGCGCCGCGCCAAGCATGGCGGTGGCTGAAACCCTTTCCCGCAAAAGCAGCCAGCCTCCCAACATGGCGAAAACCCCTTCCATACAGAGGATCACGCTGGCGACATGGGGCTGGACTTTTTTCTGGGCGTGCAATTGCAGGGTGAAAGCCACTCCCACAGACATTATTCCAGCGTAAAGCAGAGGCAGGCTGGCAGACCAGATTGAGTTCAGAAAGTCCGCGGCAACGAAGCTTTGCTTGCTGACCATTCGGAGAACAATGCTTCCAACCAGGCTCAGGGACGCGCAAACCCAGTATTGGAAAGCGGCAAGGCGCAAACTGGAGTGGAGTCGGGTGAGTTTGTCGATGAGCTGCACATGCAATGCCCAGAACACAGCCCCGATCAGCACCAGGGAGTTACCCAGAGTGGCTTGCAGGTCAGGCTTTCCATTGATAAGAGCCAGGCCGGTCAAACTCAAAGCAACGGCCAAAATCAGGGGAGGGTTGAGTTTTTGCCCCCTTCCCAAACCTATCAAGGGAACAAACACCACATAGAGACCGGTGATGAAGCCCGCGCTGCCGGCTCCGGTCCAAAGCATGCCAAACTGCTGAAAGCTGGAGGCGAGGAACAGCATCAATCCCAAAAGCAGCGGCCCTTTCCAGCTTTTGCTGTCAGAAGGGGTGTGGTCTGTGGCCGGAATCTCCGGGCTGGGTTTTTTTGCTTTGGAAATCAAGCCTGTCAGGGCTATGCAAGCCGCCCCCAAAGCGAAGCGCAAAGCGTTGAAGGTAAAGGGATCCAAGCTCTCCATACCCTTGCGCTGGGCCACGAAGGCCAGACCCCAGATCGCCGCGGTGAGGACCAGGCTCAGATATGCGGCCATGCCTGTTTACCGGTCATATCAATCATCACGGCGTCTTTTACGGCTGAGGGCAAGGCTGCCAAAACCGCCCACCACACCCATGTAGAAGCCAAAATCGTATGCCCTCCCTGTATTAAAGACTTCGTAAAGGCGCACATCACGGTTAAACCAATGCCAGATAAGGCTGACCGGCGCGATCCAGCCATGCCAGATACCCATGAAAAAACCGGCCCGGTTCTCGGCTGATCTG
Proteins encoded in this region:
- the secG gene encoding preprotein translocase subunit SecG; the protein is MLIYTIALVIHIIISVALVLVILSQTSKGGLDANLGGAAMNVFGGSGASKFLRKWTQILGVIFVVSCLFLAFQVSKVNETKAPKVLSETFGDTKAPTKQSAPAPTPGQTAPAGSATQQTPPAETTPGN
- a CDS encoding DMT family transporter; translation: MAAYLSLVLTAAIWGLAFVAQRKGMESLDPFTFNALRFALGAACIALTGLISKAKKPSPEIPATDHTPSDSKSWKGPLLLGLMLFLASSFQQFGMLWTGAGSAGFITGLYVVFVPLIGLGRGQKLNPPLILAVALSLTGLALINGKPDLQATLGNSLVLIGAVFWALHVQLIDKLTRLHSSLRLAAFQYWVCASLSLVGSIVLRMVSKQSFVAADFLNSIWSASLPLLYAGIMSVGVAFTLQLHAQKKVQPHVASVILCMEGVFAMLGGWLLLRERVSATAMLGAALLLAAMLVSVWQERREFLIDKKAACKT